A window of Elusimicrobiota bacterium contains these coding sequences:
- a CDS encoding glycosyltransferase family 4 protein: protein MRVLHVTESRSWSGGTVQLWNLCRGLTAAGHRAALFCPPDGELVKHAADGSVRLETCPMREDYDVPAAWRLARLVREFQPDIVHAHHPRAHAIALLASLFAPVRRLVVSRRVSFKLKKWNVFSQLKYRSGRIKMYVAVSDDIRRVLVAGGVAPEKVQVIYSGVDVKKFAPRPPDETVRRSLGLPAGVPVVGNLTHYSWWKGQSFFLEAARKVLDAGVRAHFLLVGKDTDGGDALNRVHALGIDDQVTLAGFRTDMPEILSTLSASVVSSLAGEGFSGVLRESMCMGIPVAATAVGGNGELVKNEKTGLLVPPADADALAAAVRRLLTEPELAQRMSREARTNVVENYSIDNMVAKTIRLYERLVFA from the coding sequence GTGCGCGTCCTTCACGTCACCGAAAGCCGGAGCTGGTCCGGTGGAACGGTGCAATTGTGGAACCTTTGCCGGGGCCTCACCGCGGCGGGCCATCGGGCGGCTCTTTTCTGCCCCCCCGACGGGGAACTCGTCAAGCACGCCGCCGACGGCTCGGTGCGTTTGGAAACCTGCCCCATGCGGGAGGATTACGATGTCCCCGCCGCTTGGCGGCTGGCGCGCCTGGTCCGGGAATTTCAACCCGACATCGTCCACGCCCACCATCCCCGGGCCCACGCCATCGCGCTTTTGGCGTCCCTCTTTGCGCCGGTTCGGCGCCTCGTGGTTTCCCGCCGGGTCTCTTTCAAACTCAAAAAATGGAACGTCTTCAGCCAACTGAAATACCGTTCCGGCCGTATTAAGATGTACGTCGCGGTGTCGGACGATATTCGCCGGGTGCTGGTGGCCGGCGGCGTGGCGCCGGAGAAGGTTCAGGTGATCTATTCCGGCGTCGACGTTAAAAAATTTGCGCCCCGTCCCCCGGACGAAACGGTTCGCCGCTCCCTGGGCCTGCCCGCCGGTGTGCCGGTGGTGGGCAACCTGACCCACTATTCCTGGTGGAAGGGGCAGTCCTTTTTCCTGGAAGCCGCCCGCAAAGTATTGGACGCGGGGGTCCGGGCCCATTTCCTCCTGGTGGGCAAAGACACCGACGGGGGCGACGCCTTGAACCGCGTCCACGCCCTGGGCATCGACGATCAAGTGACCCTGGCGGGGTTTCGCACCGATATGCCGGAAATTCTTTCGACCTTGTCCGCGAGCGTGGTGTCGTCCCTGGCGGGGGAGGGTTTTTCGGGAGTTCTTCGGGAATCCATGTGCATGGGGATCCCGGTGGCCGCCACGGCCGTGGGGGGGAACGGGGAATTGGTGAAAAACGAGAAAACGGGCCTTCTGGTTCCGCCCGCCGACGCCGACGCCCTGGCGGCCGCGGTCCGGCGTCTGCTCACGGAACCCGAACTCGCCCAGCGCATGTCCCGGGAGGCCCGGACCAACGTGGTGGAGAATTATTCCATCGACAACATGGTCGCCAAAACGATCCGGCTCTACGAACGCTTGGTGTTTGCGTGA
- a CDS encoding energy transducer TonB — translation MDLRTWTPFQKGLAASLALHGGVFLFLNHRAGDGDGAPLWATADAIEVDLTRPFRLTADPRLARLSANPGTGAPVVDKPTPGPSLPGGGVAAKGVEWTAPGPKTTALTTPEIEGNLLSTSTGPSTGTGLVEGPSQGLGGLGTGGEGEVDWVYLTELPKLLNREEMARNIRRFYPEEERRAGHEGQVVARLHLNRDGRVSSLDVERSAGTAFDAAAQKVLALAQFSPAKAGDRAVAVKIRQAVAFRLED, via the coding sequence ATGGATCTTCGGACCTGGACGCCTTTCCAAAAAGGGTTGGCCGCTTCCCTGGCCCTGCACGGGGGGGTGTTTTTATTTTTGAACCACCGGGCCGGGGACGGCGACGGCGCGCCCCTCTGGGCCACGGCCGACGCCATCGAAGTCGACCTCACCCGCCCCTTCCGCTTGACGGCCGACCCCCGCCTGGCCCGCCTGTCCGCCAACCCCGGAACCGGCGCTCCCGTTGTCGACAAACCCACCCCCGGACCGAGCCTGCCCGGGGGCGGCGTGGCGGCCAAGGGCGTCGAATGGACCGCCCCCGGCCCCAAAACCACCGCTTTAACGACGCCGGAAATCGAGGGAAATCTTTTGTCCACTTCCACGGGTCCCTCCACGGGCACCGGGTTGGTGGAGGGGCCTTCCCAAGGACTGGGAGGGCTGGGCACGGGCGGCGAGGGGGAAGTGGACTGGGTCTATTTGACCGAACTTCCAAAACTTCTTAACCGGGAAGAAATGGCTCGGAACATCCGTCGCTTCTACCCCGAGGAGGAACGTCGGGCCGGCCACGAAGGCCAGGTGGTGGCGCGGCTTCACTTGAACCGCGACGGCCGGGTGAGCTCCCTGGACGTGGAGCGGTCGGCCGGGACGGCGTTTGACGCGGCCGCCCAGAAAGTCCTGGCCCTGGCCCAATTTTCCCCGGCCAAGGCGGGGGACCGGGCGGTGGCGGTCAAAATCCGGCAGGCGGTGGCTTTTCGCCTGGAGGACTGA
- a CDS encoding ParB/RepB/Spo0J family partition protein, giving the protein MAHKALGRGLEALLKPVMGGGGGDDRTSISKIAVEKIRPNRHQPRVRFTPDSLQELADSIKIHGLAQPLLVSPSAVPGEFELVAGERRLRAARMAGMVDVPCVIRSVTDRERHELSLIENIQRENLNAIEEAESMRKLMDEAGLTQEDMAKRLGKSRSGIANKLRLLELSQMIRNALMEGLLTEGHARALLGLEGKQLQEDLAKRVVQEKLNVRDVERLVAEWSAAPERVRPAKRKNPDVRVLEEELQRHLGRRVVVDSRGKDKGWVRLEFYSVNDLEVLTQQLRGRGHHK; this is encoded by the coding sequence ATGGCGCACAAAGCGTTGGGTCGGGGCTTGGAAGCCCTGTTGAAGCCCGTGATGGGCGGGGGCGGCGGCGACGACCGCACCTCCATCAGCAAGATCGCCGTGGAGAAAATCCGCCCGAACCGCCATCAGCCGCGGGTTCGCTTCACCCCGGATTCCCTTCAAGAGTTGGCCGATTCCATCAAAATCCACGGCTTGGCCCAGCCGCTCCTGGTCTCGCCCTCGGCGGTGCCCGGCGAGTTTGAATTGGTGGCCGGGGAGCGCCGTCTCCGGGCGGCCCGCATGGCCGGCATGGTGGACGTTCCCTGCGTCATCCGCTCCGTCACCGACCGGGAACGCCACGAGCTGTCCCTGATCGAAAACATTCAACGGGAAAACCTGAACGCCATCGAAGAAGCGGAGTCCATGCGAAAATTGATGGACGAGGCGGGCCTCACCCAGGAAGACATGGCGAAACGGCTGGGCAAAAGCCGGTCCGGCATCGCGAACAAACTGCGCCTGTTGGAACTGTCCCAAATGATCCGGAACGCCCTCATGGAAGGCCTGTTGACCGAAGGCCACGCCCGGGCGTTGCTGGGTCTCGAGGGAAAACAGCTTCAGGAAGACCTGGCCAAGCGCGTCGTCCAGGAAAAATTGAACGTGCGGGACGTCGAGCGCCTCGTGGCCGAATGGTCCGCCGCCCCGGAGCGCGTTCGCCCGGCCAAACGGAAAAACCCCGACGTGCGCGTGCTGGAAGAAGAGCTTCAGCGCCACCTGGGACGCCGGGTGGTGGTGGACTCCCGGGGCAAGGACAAGGGATGGGTCCGCCTGGAATTTTATTCCGTCAACGACCTGGAGGTCCTCACCCAGCAATTGCGGGGCCGCGGCCACCACAAATGA
- a CDS encoding HEAT repeat domain-containing protein — translation MTHRKILSLCVALSIAGCAGAPVVPLTPEEKAAAVVQKIARADAAAAPFLIKLLDEERLKTLQLQDFQETSLRDVVSLTTPEGYRLKYRLLEIGVPVAQAFSLSRDVQVQARLMEAARWVGGSRSRAEGLLVLAAKKNPDHFKVFREALLDKNPALQFAALEAMAQWDVPGAVPFLLSVAERGWSPLIRVYAAQAAYRRGAPEGRQKLLTFLTDPDWFGRALAARYLGDLGEAADADRLISRLGQEHGNHFVVAELCIAGLKLLGKRSPAAPRRSPPPRPRTPAPRPPVVDDLFELEPLVVTAPRVKISGEQFIDARIDNELVNLLEKIATEPPPEQVIVDPALADVNQLVTPAGFGLKIRYSDIAFLITEGLAGTTNLTLINRLEAIARQSPNTRARASALVALGHDATRNDLQIFQDALKETSLIVRFGAVEALSFQTNPMARPILAGAAQTDASAPVRLFAAQALSRAGDAQGTEILRRALSDPDWVVRALSTYLVGLLGDDTDFERIMINMNRESNDRVTAENCLAILRLARAS, via the coding sequence GTGACCCATCGAAAAATTCTTTCTTTGTGTGTGGCCTTGTCCATCGCCGGGTGCGCGGGGGCGCCGGTGGTGCCGTTGACGCCGGAGGAAAAGGCGGCGGCCGTGGTCCAGAAAATCGCCCGGGCGGACGCGGCGGCTGCGCCCTTCTTGATCAAGCTGTTGGACGAGGAACGCCTGAAGACCCTGCAACTGCAGGACTTTCAGGAAACCTCCCTGCGGGACGTCGTGTCCCTCACCACCCCGGAAGGCTACCGTCTTAAATACCGTCTTTTGGAAATCGGCGTGCCCGTGGCCCAGGCTTTTTCCCTGTCCCGGGACGTGCAGGTCCAGGCGCGGCTCATGGAGGCGGCGCGGTGGGTCGGCGGCAGTCGATCCCGGGCGGAAGGCCTTCTCGTCCTGGCCGCCAAGAAAAATCCCGACCACTTCAAAGTGTTCCGGGAAGCCTTGTTGGACAAAAACCCCGCCCTGCAGTTCGCCGCCCTGGAGGCCATGGCCCAGTGGGACGTGCCGGGCGCGGTGCCCTTTTTGCTGAGCGTCGCCGAACGGGGCTGGTCGCCCTTGATTCGGGTGTACGCCGCCCAGGCCGCCTACCGTCGGGGAGCGCCCGAGGGCCGGCAAAAACTTTTGACCTTTCTGACGGACCCGGACTGGTTCGGCCGGGCCCTGGCGGCCCGTTATCTGGGCGACCTCGGCGAGGCGGCGGACGCGGATCGGTTGATCTCCCGACTGGGCCAGGAACACGGCAATCATTTCGTGGTGGCCGAGCTTTGCATTGCCGGGTTGAAGCTTTTGGGCAAGCGCTCCCCCGCGGCCCCTCGCCGGTCCCCCCCGCCGAGGCCCCGAACCCCGGCCCCGCGGCCCCCGGTCGTGGACGATTTGTTCGAATTGGAACCGCTGGTCGTCACCGCGCCCCGGGTCAAGATTTCCGGCGAGCAGTTCATCGACGCCCGGATCGACAACGAGCTCGTCAATTTGTTGGAAAAAATCGCCACCGAGCCGCCGCCCGAGCAAGTCATCGTGGATCCCGCTTTGGCCGACGTCAACCAACTGGTGACGCCCGCGGGGTTCGGGCTTAAAATCCGGTATTCGGACATCGCCTTCCTGATCACCGAAGGCCTCGCGGGGACGACCAACTTGACCTTGATCAACCGGTTGGAAGCCATCGCCCGGCAAAGCCCCAACACCCGGGCCCGGGCCTCGGCCCTGGTGGCCCTGGGGCACGACGCCACCCGCAACGACCTTCAAATATTTCAAGACGCCCTCAAGGAGACGAGCCTCATCGTCCGCTTCGGCGCCGTGGAGGCCCTGTCGTTCCAAACGAACCCCATGGCGCGGCCGATCCTGGCCGGAGCGGCCCAGACGGACGCCTCGGCCCCGGTCCGGTTGTTCGCGGCCCAGGCCCTTTCCCGGGCGGGGGACGCCCAGGGCACGGAAATTCTTCGACGGGCGCTCTCCGACCCCGATTGGGTGGTGCGGGCGCTTTCAACCTATCTGGTGGGATTGTTGGGCGACGACACGGACTTCGAGAGGATAATGATCAACATGAACCGAGAATCCAACGACCGCGTGACCGCGGAAAACTGTTTGGCGATTTTACGCCTGGCGAGGGCCTCGTGA
- a CDS encoding ParA family protein has product MARVIAVANQKGGVGKTTTAVNLAASLAHLGQETLLIDMDPQANLTSGLGIAQDGLEKHVYHVLLDNAGLEEVLRESGWEWLDVIPSHMDLYGAEVELVNAESRETRLSAALSRFQRAYKYVIIDCPPALNLLTLNALTAADSVLIPMPCEYYALEGLSMLVKTIEKIRAGLNPRLELEGVLVTMFDGRANLAQQVLSEIKKFFGSKVYQTVIPRNVRLAEAPSHGQPAIVYDRQSTGASAYLTFAREFLERRGTPVPVPAAAEPVKAS; this is encoded by the coding sequence ATGGCCCGCGTCATCGCCGTCGCCAACCAGAAGGGCGGGGTGGGGAAAACCACCACCGCCGTGAACTTGGCCGCCTCCCTGGCGCACCTGGGCCAGGAAACTCTTTTGATCGACATGGATCCCCAGGCCAACCTCACCTCGGGCCTCGGCATCGCCCAGGACGGGTTGGAAAAACACGTTTACCACGTGCTCCTGGACAACGCGGGCTTGGAGGAAGTGCTCCGGGAAAGCGGGTGGGAATGGCTGGACGTGATCCCTTCGCACATGGACCTCTACGGCGCCGAAGTCGAGCTGGTCAACGCCGAAAGCCGGGAAACGCGGCTGTCGGCCGCCCTGTCGCGTTTTCAGCGGGCCTACAAATACGTGATCATCGATTGCCCCCCGGCCTTGAACCTTCTGACCTTGAACGCCCTGACGGCCGCCGATTCGGTCCTCATCCCCATGCCCTGCGAGTATTACGCCCTGGAAGGCCTGTCCATGCTGGTCAAGACCATCGAAAAAATCCGGGCGGGCTTGAACCCCCGGTTGGAGCTGGAAGGCGTGCTGGTGACCATGTTCGACGGGCGGGCCAACCTGGCCCAGCAGGTCCTCTCCGAAATCAAAAAGTTTTTCGGCAGCAAAGTGTATCAGACGGTGATTCCCCGCAACGTTCGTCTGGCCGAGGCCCCGAGCCACGGCCAGCCGGCGATCGTGTACGACCGGCAATCCACCGGCGCGTCGGCCTATTTGACCTTCGCCCGGGAATTCCTGGAGCGGCGCGGCACGCCCGTTCCCGTGCCCGCGGCGGCGGAACCCGTGAAGGCTTCGTAA
- a CDS encoding MotA/TolQ/ExbB proton channel family protein translates to MNAALHVLVGTGGSWVIYGLLLASVLTVAVIVERAQVLVRERKELSAWKAKIKGPLAEGDLARVTELTAKAAGVGAAILRGGLVKAGTTPAAVEERLAASRIEGKYQLERRLWVLGTLGNNAPFIGLFGTVLGVIKAFGDLAAATTAGPEVVMAGLSEALIATAVGLLVAIPAVIAYNYFMKRAGEYLAETDALSRRLLAALKDHR, encoded by the coding sequence GTGAACGCCGCTCTCCACGTCCTGGTGGGAACGGGCGGGTCCTGGGTCATCTACGGACTGCTTCTGGCCTCGGTCCTGACCGTGGCGGTCATCGTTGAGCGCGCCCAGGTGCTGGTCCGGGAGCGGAAGGAACTTTCGGCCTGGAAGGCCAAAATCAAAGGTCCACTGGCCGAAGGGGATTTGGCCCGGGTCACGGAGTTGACCGCCAAGGCGGCCGGGGTCGGCGCCGCCATCCTGCGCGGGGGCCTGGTCAAAGCCGGCACCACGCCCGCCGCCGTCGAAGAACGGTTGGCCGCCTCGCGCATCGAAGGCAAATACCAATTGGAGCGGCGCCTTTGGGTGCTGGGCACCCTGGGCAACAACGCCCCCTTCATCGGACTTTTCGGGACGGTGCTGGGCGTGATCAAAGCCTTCGGCGATCTGGCCGCGGCCACCACCGCCGGTCCCGAGGTCGTCATGGCCGGTCTTTCCGAGGCGCTGATCGCGACGGCGGTGGGCCTTCTGGTGGCCATTCCGGCGGTCATCGCCTACAACTATTTCATGAAACGGGCCGGGGAATACCTCGCCGAAACCGACGCCCTGTCCCGCCGTCTTTTGGCGGCGTTAAAAGACCACCGATAA
- a CDS encoding biopolymer transporter ExbD, protein MAAGGEEREGLITGINVTPLVDVVLVLLIIFMATAPLISRRALAVAVPKAATGERSTAALRVTRAADGQIFLEKTPQTLATLTQELQTRLKLEPDLHVSVAAEERLPYGDVVELLDTIRSAGVKKVALDVRPAPKK, encoded by the coding sequence ATGGCGGCGGGGGGCGAGGAGCGGGAAGGGCTGATCACCGGCATCAACGTCACGCCGTTGGTGGACGTCGTCCTGGTCCTCCTCATTATTTTCATGGCCACCGCCCCGCTCATCTCCCGACGGGCCCTGGCCGTGGCGGTGCCCAAGGCCGCGACCGGTGAACGGTCCACCGCCGCCCTGCGAGTGACCCGCGCCGCCGACGGGCAGATCTTCCTCGAAAAAACCCCCCAAACCCTGGCCACCTTGACGCAGGAATTGCAAACGCGGCTTAAACTCGAGCCGGACCTCCACGTTTCCGTGGCGGCCGAGGAGCGCCTGCCCTACGGCGACGTGGTGGAACTGTTGGATACAATCCGCTCCGCCGGTGTCAAAAAGGTGGCGCTGGACGTTCGCCCCGCGCCCAAGAAATAG